The following are encoded together in the Juglans microcarpa x Juglans regia isolate MS1-56 chromosome 2D, Jm3101_v1.0, whole genome shotgun sequence genome:
- the LOC121249431 gene encoding zinc finger BED domain-containing protein RICESLEEPER 2-like has translation MKEVLTVKSVDRNEYIQVMAKKMNEKFEKYWSECNLLMAIATVLDPRYKMVLIKFCFPLIYFEFEASQNIDLVFKVLHELYDEYVQIHNSIAMGQTMQENINVSSSSSSTNIFARTMPSGWSMFQSFVRRVDTFQPIKSDLNAYLEEGVYICEEVASESTFSAGGRVIDPYRASLSTETVQILLCGADWVRARHGIKKELKVSITFIKIKNKKTYHFNEQFKYFLK, from the exons ATGAAAGAAGTATTGACTGTGAAGAGTGTTGATAGAAATGAATATATTCAAGTAATGGCAAAAAAGATGaatgagaaatttgagaaatattggaGTGAATGTAATTTGTTAATGGCAATAGCTACAGTATTGGATCCAAGATACAAAATGGTGTTGATAAAGTtctgttttcctttaatttatttCGAGTTTGAAGCCTCTCAGAATATTGATcttgtttttaaagttttgcatgagttatatgatgagtaTGTCCAAATTCATAATTCAATAGCTATGGGCCAAACTatgcaagaaaatattaatgtaaGTTCTTCGAGCAGCTCCACCAATATTTTTGCACGAACCATGCCGAGTGGGTGGTCAATGTTCCAATCTTTCGTTAGACGTGTTGATACTTTTCAGCCTATTAAGTCAGACTTAAATGCATACTTGGAAGAGGGTGTTTACATATGTGAGGAAG TTGCTTCAGAGTCTACATTTAGTGCTGGTGGTAGAGTCATCGATCCATATCGAGCATCTTTGTCAACTGAAACGGTTCAAATACTACTATGTGGAGCAGATTGGGTTAGAGCACGCCATGGAATTAAGAAAGAACTAAAAGTAAGTATcactttcataaaaataaaaaataaaaaaacttatcacTTTAATgaacaatttaaatattttttaaagtag